The Corvus hawaiiensis isolate bCorHaw1 chromosome 1, bCorHaw1.pri.cur, whole genome shotgun sequence genomic sequence CCTCACATGGCCTCTGAGGGCTCTTCACCTGCACTCCCCACCCGTGTGTGCATCAACGTGACCCCCTCCAGGCATCAGGAGTCAGCTGGGGCCATCACATGGTGGCCGTGGTCAGGGCAGAGGGAGCATGTGTCAGACCACGACCACAATGGCAGGCATGTTTGCTCCTAGATCTTCTTGTCACCACAGTTCTGGCCCATCCTCCCATGTCCTCCTTATAAACCACTGCAGAATAAGAAAGCAAATTCGCAGCATGTAAATCAAGCTTAGAAAGATTACAAGCCTTTTCTCTCTCAAACTCATGTtagttatggaaaaaaaagtgcttagAGCCAAAAGCTGGTGTTTAACAATTTATTCCAGGGGTCAGTGAGTGGGGAGGAGGGTGATGCTCAGTCTCAGCGGGCCATGGCTGGCAGGGTGAAAGCTCAGCTAGAAGTAGTTGACAACTCTCCTGATGGACTGGACGCTGGCGCTGCGCGCCTGCCACGCATTGAAGCTGCTGAACTCGCCGCGCTCCACCACGTACATGCGGCCTCGGTAGTTGGGCTCCTCGTACAGCACCCACCTGGGCACAAAGGGAGGGTTCCCTGGGTCCCAGCACTGTGCTCATGCAAAGTGGCCACTCTGAGTGGCTGCATTTAGGCACCGCTGTACTGCAAACCACCAGAGCCTCATTGCCAGCCCCATCCCGCGCACAGGAATCTCCCAGTGGAGTTCACTGTGGGCACTTCTCCCCGCTCCCCCAGCATGGCCTGGCAATTACCCACGGCCAGATTGGACCTTGCCTTTAGAAAACACTGCTCTGGGTCACACCAGCAGTAAAGCCTGGGCCCAAGGGCTCCCTGCTTCACATTACTGTAGGAATGGTTCTCTCTGAGCTTCACCATGTGCAACAGAAACAATTTAATAGCATTTGATAGTGCTAAAGAAGGACATGAGTCCCCTCAGCCCCTGGATAAACCCCTTTTGGACTGTAAGGAGAAACATGCAATGCTTGATGGATATTCTGCCTCTTTGAACTGATTCACTAGCTATAATGGGAACCATATTTAGCAATTCCTCTCTTTGTTAGTAATTCTTAATGGCCTCTTTGATGCTTTCCAACAGAGAGCAGGGCTTGACTGGGTTATCTTTACTTTATCTCTACATCCAGAGTTAATGACAACTTTCCCTTGGAATACAGTCAAATGGATACAACATTCAATAACCTTGGTGACTTTGGCATGCCTGACTGCTTCACCTGGCTTGGCTACATCATTCTCCATCACCCCAGCTTGTGGCATGTCTTTCTCCATTTGAAGGTCTGCAAGTCAGGAGCAATTCTGATGGTCAAGAGGGacaattctgctgcttttctctcccttcacCCCCCTTAGTCACACTGTGTCATGATCTTAATGTGGCCACAAGTGTCACCTCTGTCCTCTGTTTGAATGTCCCATGCTTTTTAACCAAGTTTTGCCATTGCTCTGACAGTTTTACAGTCAGGTTTCCACTCTGTCATTGCTGAGCTGCTCATCTCTGCCTCTTTCCTCTCATGCCCAtattttttaggattttatgaggatctctgctgcttttcccatctAGTTGCTCAGCAAtgacagcaaagcagaaatgcaaTCCTCCAAATAATTTGGTTTCTGTGGTCTGTCTTTGCAGAAGTCAGCTGGGACACTGGGGTTGGGACCTACTGTATGTGAGATTTCCAGGGAGAAACTTCTTCAAGTACTGGAGGGGTCAAAGACTGCTGGGCCTGAAGGCAGCTGACCTGAAGACAACAGCTGGTGAACTCAGATCAGTCTGATCCATAGCAAAAAGCTGGAGGCTTAGGAAAAAGTTGTTTATAAAACCAGCCACCCACGggcattatttaaaaaacaaaacaagaaaagtttAGGGTATTTATCCAAGGCACCTTACAGGTTCCTTGACagatttgttttgtgtttctgagATGACACAAGGTGGGACTGTGGTGGTTCCTTCTCCCAGATCCCTGTACAGGATCAGGACCAGCAGGTGGATACCAGCATGGAATACTGTGCCTTGGTTTTGTGAAAGAGTATCCTGTAGTATCAGAGCCCTGTGCGTGGCATCGCTGACACATGGTTCCTACAAACACCTCATTCTCTGGCACTTGTTGCAGCCAGTTGATATCCAAACTGGAATTACGAAGTCatcctcagccttttcctttgaTGGTCACTTTGCAGTACATGGAGAAGGCTGCCCACTGCTCACAAGGGTAGTGTATCCCCACCACGTATCCTGGTGTGCAGTAACAGAGGGTGTCCTCAGCTCTTcagcttaattaaaaaaatttataaaaactTCCTCCTCCGTTAGGTACATCCCAGCCTAGTTCCTAAGGCACACCAGCTTTATTCCTTTTCTACTCCTTCCCTTCATCTTACATGCATTTCTCCATATTATTAGATGATTGTGGACCTCTTTCACCATCAGCTCACTATCCCTCCCTCGCACTTGAGAAAGGGCTCCCGTTCCAGTTTTCTGCACCTTTCAGTCGCTCCCTCCTGCTAATGCTACTGGAAGTACTGCAGGGTGGTAGGACAGGGATGTCCACAGGGCACTGCCCACAGGACATGTTCTTtcagctcttctctgctctAGGACATCTTTCAACAACAGTTGGACCCTGGGGAAAAGAGCAGGGGGAAGAGCAGCCCCTCATAGTCACTGTCTTTCCCaagatttctgtgtttctctccAGACACATGGTCGATGTGTCTGCACCGTTACACGGAGGGAATGGGACAGGCTTTGGTGTAGATGGAAGCAGACTTAGTGACCTGGTATGGTCATAAGAACCCCCACTGACTTGTCCCTCTGCTTAGGGGAaggctgaaaaaacccaaaaactaaAGGAATGAAAGGAATAGCAGACGGATGGGAGTGAAGTGTATTGGCAGTGCAAGGTGATGAGTGAAGGACTGTATGGCTTACTTAGCTGTTCCTTTATTGCCTAAAATTTACGTTCTCTGAGACCATCAGCGAGAGGGGAAATCAAGTCAGTCAGGagcccagaaaacaaaaaaaaggagatgatCCTGTCCTCAAGCCCAGCATGGGAGAGCTGATCCAGGCACATAGCACACAGCCCTCAAACATCTCGGTGCTGTGTTTCATTAGCACATAATCCCAGAGGACATGGGAATAAAATGCTCATGGAACCAACTCAAACTCTGTAAGCCAAAACTGACTGCTCAAACTGACAAACGAGGAGGGGAATGCTGCAGTGTCAGCCTGGACCAAGCAGGAGGCTTTCAGTGGAGCTTGAAGTCACTCATTCTCCACGCAGGACTTGAGCAGTGCCATGGGCAGGTATCACCTCTGCTGAGAATTATGTAATGTTCATTGGGCAGCAGCATTTGGGTACCTGTTCTGGTTTGTATTTCACAACCCGACTGCAGAACAGCTACCAAACACTCATGAATGCTTCAGCAGAATAATGGTTGTTCTGGTTCCTTCAAGTTATTCCACTGTGGTGTAGAAAAGCTCTTTTTGGGGTATTCTCTCCTGGACCACAAAACgaattcagctttttaaaattgttatttCTAGGCAGTTCCCTGTGGAGTGGCTGAGGCACAAAGGAGGACAAGAACCACACATCTTCATCTAAAATCAGATGATACCATATGTGATACTGGAGCTGGCTCTGCCCGTGGGACGGGCGAAGCCACTCGCCACAAACCTGCAACAGCTTCCGAGGAGGCGGTGACACCTCAGAACTGCTCCAAAATAGCAATTCATTGCCAGAATGGTTTAAACTGCTTTACCATCGCCCTGTCTGGTGGGCCCTCAGGTAGGGTAGCAATTGCCCGCCCCAgaagggcagcagggaaggtgcTGGACCCCCTCAACCTCACCAGGAACCATGCCAAAGGCAGACGTTTGTCTCCATTCCCATGTCTCCAGATGATCCATCATCACTTCCCGCGGGCACGGCCACCTCCACAAGCGCAGGCAGCAATTTTTTATCAGCACATGACACCATCCATGGattttgaaatggaaacaaatatttctgtattcaaCAGATGTCACATTGTGGGAATTGAGGGTGAAAATCACAGAGTGAGACTGTGGCTGAAACTCCCTTTGTCTCCATTGAccccatctcctctgctccccaaacAGCCAAGGATCCTGGGAGAGCTTTGCCAGGTTATGCCCAGCACCACCTACACCTGCAGCACCTCTGGAGCCACCTGGGTTTAGATGGTCCATCCAAAGGAGAAAAGTAGTGCCACAGGgtccctttctcctccctgctctcaCCTCTCTGCTGTGGTATCtcatccttccctctctcctcctgcagcctgggacagcaCGTCCCTCTGCATTGCCCTGCCTTTTAATTGCCTTTACAGACCTTTCCAAGCATGTCCAACAGTGATCTACCCCGGATCTGAATGTAATGCTACAAACCTCAGAGAGTTTCCTCACCATGCTCCTTtcagtgctttatttttttctatatttttatcACTGTTCACAGACCTTGAGAAGTCCTATAATGTTAACACAAACAGTCCAGGCTCCCATGCGAGGGAGAACAAGCTTTGTGCCCTTTATGTATTTTGTaggggagggggaaaatcaATCTGAAAAATTCAAGTGCTTGAAAGTTTCTGGGCAGCTTCCCAATTTCTCAAGCTCCAGGCTCTGCTACAGGGACCCGAGCAGTAAATTGGCCCTAAAGCTCTTGCCAGAGTACTCACAGGCTCCCCCTTGGCTTTGTAGTGCTGGTACTCATATACTCAGCACTAACAGGGTCCCTGGTGGGCTCCAGCCATTTCTTCCCATCAGGAGTGGGTAGCTCTGCTCCTTAATGAACTGCCGCTGCCTAATCATAAGCCTGGATTTTTGGAAGAGGAGAGGCCTTGGTTGGATCAGAAAGGGTCCTGCAGGACACTCGCTGCAATCAGGACATCTTGAGCTTGGATGGCAACAACCTTTCCctattctgagaaaaaaataggcAGAAAGGGTCCAGCATCCCACACTGCGTGCCTGTGAGCTGCACAATATCCAGTCCAGGACAGGTGAAGAACAAGGTATCTGTGTTCTCTCCTCTGCAGGGGCTTCTCTCTGCCCCAGTGCCTCCCTCCACCCACACTGTGCCTGGCCCTGGGAGGGTGTTATGGcatttcccagctcccagcatgCTTGCAGTGAAAATGTAATTGTCAGACAAAAGAAATTTGACaataagagaaaaaacccacaaaactgaCCAACACTATTGAGAAAATGCCACCAAACatcaaggaaaaggcaaagctgACATCCTGCCAAGGCTTTCAGGAGCGTCTGCAAGGGCaggaggctggggctgagcctcAGCCTGGGCATCACCACCGCTGTTGGCCCTGTCTTTCAGAGGCAGGATTTAGTGTGAAGGGGACGTGCTGCTGCCTCACTTTTGCCATCATAGGAAAAGGTGCGGTGAAGCCACTTGCAAAGCAAAAGCCCTGACCTGCATCACCTGGAGCCATCCATCCACCCTCCCTGAGAGCTTCAGCATGGATTTTAAAGAGGTGTGgaaagcaggcaggaaggaaggaaggaaggaaggaaggaaggaaggaaggaaggaaggaaggaaggaaggaaggaaggaaggaagatggTTTTAGGCTTCTTGTTTCATACACCTTAAAAGAGGTGTCTCAGAGTTCTGGTAGCTTGTGCTTAGCTGCCACCCTCCAAAAATCACACCCCTTTGAAGCAGCTCTCCGTGGGCAGGTGCCAACATTCACCTTTAACCATAGGCTTAACAAACATTTTTAAGCTTTCTCCAAGTGCCCCCAGCACTGACAGGATTTTCCATGAAGGAAGAGTGTCTGTAGCCCACTCtcccctgcagtgcccagggcagggagcatGGCAGTGGCCAGGACACGTGCTGTTACTTACGCGCCGTCACCGTACACTTTGAGGGCATTGATGCAGGTCTTGTCCCAGCCTTGtccctgcaggaaggagcagtCTTCTgtcagctccaggctgggaccCCTAAAATGGCTCCCCTCGAATATTTCGATCCTGTAATGCTCGCCGTGCTGGGGACAAAGGGATTGGAGTCAACAGCAACACCAAAAAAGTGCAACAGACTCTTTCTCTGGCTTTTATAAGACAGAGGGAGACAGAAGGGTGCTTTGGAAGGGGAATGGGAAGAGCAATCCAAGACCACTGGTGCCAGCATGCACAGAGCATGCACAAACTCCTCCCAGCACATCAACCAGGAAAGCAGCCAAAAATTCCTCgtccctgtgcccagctgcaCCTTCCTGCAGCTGATGTTCACATGCAAACACATCATGGGGTGCCGGTGCCCAGGCACACGCAGCCCCTTGTCCATCTCCCCCACACCCCAAGCCCACAAACCCTCCATCCCAAATGCAGCATCAGACTCTCTATGCacccaaacaggaaaaaagaaacatatcCTGAGTGTACAAAGAAGTGGGACTACTCCCCTAAACTAATTTGTATTGCCTCCAGTTTCATGCATAGCTGCTGTTCCTGGTGGGAGATGTTGTGCCTTtcttttaggaaaataaaagcaggggAAGCAAAGGAAACTTTCCCAGCATCATCATTGCTGTGTGAGCCCTTGACGGTCACACAACATAAATTACTCCGGGAAGATctctgcagcctgcagcagagcaaTGTGGGACAGAGCGAGCTCAAAGGGTATTTTTAAGTCAAATTCAAAGAATAcctaaatgcatttttcaaataaacaaCGTCAGCACACAAGGAGGCCGGGCTGCAGTGCCAAACCCCGCAGCAGGCAGCCGCCGGCAGCAGCCAAGTGGATACCGTGCCTGAGCAAACATTCCTCCGGGAATCTGCGCTGCACAAATGCCTCAAAGCCCTTGCTGGCATCTCACAGGGAAAATCTTGGGCCAGGAAAGGAGGAGCACATCCTTGTGCTGGCCAGGGTCCAGAGCCTGGGGCACAGCATCCCTCCATGTATGGATCATGGAGGTGCTTTTGGAATGATGTTACAGACCCGAAACAGCCCCGCTGCTGTGCCAAAAGCCGTTTCAGGGCCAGTGAGAAATACCTGCTCCAAGTGGGCTCATCATTGCCCCAGAGGCCCTCAGTGATAGGAGAATCAATGGAAAGACCCAACCCATACTCATTGTTCTTTGctaatttttaatctttccaTTTAGATCTTCCTATGGacaatgcttttaaaagcttgataaggggaagggaaaatagTGAGTTTAGTCTAGGATTACTGGGGTCAGAGGGTGGTTTGCAAGAGCAGAGAATTCAGCTAAAATTTGCTAGGAGAAGCCCCATGTTCTCATTGGAAAGCCCTCGGGCTGCCCTCTTCCCCTCCGGGTCCATGGGGAGATGGAGCTGCCGCAGCTCAAACTTGCCTTGGGCAACGAATCTCCTTCCGAATTCCCCTGTGAATATCTCATAGCAGCttacattaaaaggaaaagcacatgGTACCAGCAGGACCTTGCCATCTCATCTGGAAAACCACAGGAATATCTCATCCTGCTAAAGGCACTGCGTTTCATTGTGGGAGGAAGAAGATGTATCTTCCTCCTGTCTGGGGACACAGGAGACTGTCTCGGCTTTGGGGCCTGCACAGACCACTCCAAACAGGGGCAAACCTACCCAGGAAACTCTTTCGTCCTCAATGGGACACGCTATTTCTAAAGAACACAAATTTTTGTGACACTTATTTGCGGGGCTCCTGCGACCaggagaaacaaaacccaacgGTGCTCCGGCTGGGAGAGCCAATGCCAGCAGCATCCACTCACCATCCCGACGGGCCGGCAGGAGCCCAGGTGGTCACTGCGTCCATTCCAGCGGTAGAAATCGGGATACTCGCCGTGCTCCAGGATGTACTGCTGCCCTCGGAAGTCGGGGTGGTCAAAGCAGACCCAGGCTCCACTCTGGACGCAGATGGAGTTGACCCGGTTGAGGAAACCTTGGtcctggaagctgctgcagctgccgcAGAGGTCCAGCTTCCTGCCTGTGAAGCATTTGCCTTCGTAGAAAGTGAtctggggggagggaggagaacgGGCCCGCGGTGAGGAGCGGGGATACAGCCAGACTCCCATTCCAAGCAGATAGGAATCTCTTGCAGATGCATCATTTCAGGGTGGCTTGGGGTATTTTagctgctttccagcaaaaGGAGCACGGCATCACTGGCATTTTTTCCTAAGAAGcgtatttgtttttctgggaaCGCAGTGCATCCCGCATTTATGACACTTCTCGCCGCCTTGTGCTCACTCACACATATTTCCAGCAGGAATGTTTAAACAGGAAATTCGGCTCCCGAAACACAGCTCCTTCTGCCGcaccctccccatccctgctaCCAAATTTGCTCCCGGGATCACCACTCATGCTGCATCTGCTGGCTCTATTATCCTCATCAACTCCTTCCACCCGGAGGATGCTCGGGCTCTCCAGCCCCAGGCTGAAAGGGAAGTGGTTGGGTCGTTACTTACTTTTCCTGAGTATTGAGACATTTCTGCTGGCTGTTATCCAAGACCAAAAGCGGGAGCCAGACCAAAACCGCGATGGACAGATCATTGGACACCCACTATAtaggggcgggcgggggggggccgggccggggctggtgTCGCGAGGGCTTTTTAACAAAGCCGCGGGAACCGGGGGCTTTGCGCTTTCCTGCTTCGTAGGCAGAACCGCCGGTAACGGGGCCTGCTGAGTCCGGGCTTTTGATTTTGGGCAGATGATCTGACAAAAGATTTGCTTGGCAGGGCTTTGGTTGATTAGCAGTGCACATTTACTGCTCCTTTTTGgaggacttctttttt encodes the following:
- the CRYGN gene encoding gamma-crystallin N isoform X1, whose protein sequence is MGVWLYPRSSPRARSPPSPQITFYEGKCFTGRKLDLCGSCSSFQDQGFLNRVNSICVQSGAWVCFDHPDFRGQQYILEHGEYPDFYRWNGRSDHLGSCRPVGMHGEHYRIEIFEGSHFRGPSLELTEDCSFLQGQGWDKTCINALKVYGDGAWVLYEEPNYRGRMYVVERGEFSSFNAWQARSASVQSIRRVVNYF
- the CRYGN gene encoding gamma-crystallin N isoform X2, translated to MSQYSGKITFYEGKCFTGRKLDLCGSCSSFQDQGFLNRVNSICVQSGAWVCFDHPDFRGQQYILEHGEYPDFYRWNGRSDHLGSCRPVGMHGEHYRIEIFEGSHFRGPSLELTEDCSFLQGQGWDKTCINALKVYGDGAWVLYEEPNYRGRMYVVERGEFSSFNAWQARSASVQSIRRVVNYF